The Hemicordylus capensis ecotype Gifberg chromosome 6, rHemCap1.1.pri, whole genome shotgun sequence genome window below encodes:
- the LASP1 gene encoding LIM and SH3 domain protein 1 isoform X2 yields the protein MTDLLCLLRELFYSIQNESWKGHLLLLDQVKAFDKVNHNYLWTLLKAKGIPPLFITWIQLLFANAKVIPQINGWRGDPITLHSGVRQGCPLSPLLYVFALDPILIRIQREPHLRRLSVSIPPPCEIFPGGRRKESDGIAEPPVHSELHSKFRVKFVAHADDVTLLLLDENEISVILDLFWEYGKISGSELNADKSVFVKMDRGRQQLSCLPISECKSEGAPESKLKWVDTVNILEIEYGIKEKVWGGNWTDWEEKVMLKITMWKKWNFAMYQKALYIRTYPIPPVHNLAVVYPPPLNLLQRVDSQIFHLVWHTASFPLARAVAYKEVERGGLALPALQPYFVTEFMSYNFGNWIS from the coding sequence atgacagacttattatgtctgctgagagaacttttttactctatacagaatgaaagttggaaaggtcacctcctcttattggatcaagttaaggcctttgacaaagtgaaccacaattacctatggacattgttgaaagctaaaggtataccacccctcttcattacttggatacagctgctctttGCAAATGCAAAGGTGataccacagattaatggatggcggggtgacccgatcactttgcattcgggcgtccgccaaggatgcccactgagcccattactttatgtttttgccctggatccgatcctgatcaggattcagagagaaccccatctgcgaagactctcggtctctatccctccgccctgcgagatcttcccaggaggcaggaggaaggagagtgatgggatagccgaaccacctgtccactcagaactgcATTCtaagtttagggtaaaatttgtagctcatgccgatgatgttacattactgttattggatgaaaatgaaatctctgtaatactagaccttttctgggaatatggcaagatctcgggctcagaattaaatgctgacaaaagtgtatttgttaaaatggaccggggacgccagcaactctcatgcctacccatctctgaatgtaaaagtgaaggagccccagagtccaaactgaagtgggtagatacagtaaacattttggagattgaatatgggattaaggaaaaagtctgggggggaaattggacagattgggaagaaaaggtaatgcttaaaatcaccatgtggaaaaaatggaactttgccatgtaccagaaagcgctttacatccggacttacccaATACCCCCTGTGCATAATCTGGCGGTAGTCTACCCTCCTCCGCTCaatctccttcagagagttgatagccagatcttccatctagtatggcacacagcgtccttccctttggcccgtgcggtagcatataaggaggttgagcggggaggcctagccctacctgccctgcaaccctattttgtaactgaattcatgtcctacaattttggaaactggatttcgtga